One stretch of Rissa tridactyla isolate bRisTri1 chromosome 21, bRisTri1.patW.cur.20221130, whole genome shotgun sequence DNA includes these proteins:
- the BLACAT1 gene encoding bladder cancer associated transcript 1 gives MPQFTFACFCGLHGFCKMKRKKEESSAEQETAV, from the coding sequence ATGCCCCAGTTCACCTTCGCTTGCTTCTGCGGGCTCCATGGCTTCTGcaagatgaagaggaagaaagaagagtccAGCGCGGAGCAGGAGacggcagtgtga